The region CTATAATCAAAATGTTCTAGcatgacaataaaaaataaaatttcctTCAACCTTTGCCACATTTGTCCAAGACAGTTGAAGGATTAAGATGATTATAAGATGCAGATAAAGCGTTAGATTCTTCTAGGGTGAAATCCTTTGAGGTTAATATTTCTTATTGGAAAGTTAAGtaaccacaaacacacaaaaccacaaagAGCCAAAACAACCAAGAAGATGCACGATGACTCTTCGTGTGTCTTTTTGTGGTGGTTTTGCAGATCCGTGTGGTTGTTTTTCATCTCTTCATGTTGAACCATTATCCGTCCATGAGGCAGAGAAGACTTTGAGCATGCAGAGTTAAACACTGAAGCATTAGAGATCAAGGTTTATCCTGCGGCCAGCACTTACTGAGAGTGTTTCCGTATATGCCTAGACCTCCGTATATGAAGAGCGTGTGATCTGACGTGGGCGTCATGGTGAACATGGAGCGCCCCAGTGGTGCACAGGATGCAGGGATGTCACTGGTGGAAAGTAGCAGAACGCAACAGAGGTCAGTACATCATTGAAAGAAGAGGGGTCTATAATAAAAAAGGTTTAGAAGTTTTACAATTTAGTCCACGTCCATGTTTCCAGGTCTAAGCAGAACATGTCCAACTCTGCCttttcctgcaaaaaaaaaaaagtcagacacGTGTCACGGCCATAAGTATGCAGACACCAACATCTCTTTACACAACAACGGGCGTTCATGTAATCAAAACTACTTTATAAATTTATAGTAGGCCTGGCAAACTTGATTCCTGTTAAGGATTttgggttattctgagtcactcaaactgatccgggttgtgcgagtcacttgagtcagtattgatctATAGGTGAGCTTGCAATGTTTgggactgtctgctcgacccAATTGCTTAACATACACCAAacttacagtaggcctagctaggctacgtgcagaacattgtagGTTATTTCAGAAGGAAAGAATGGCTTGTTGTTGTGCATTTGCTTTACTCTGAGCTCGCTCACTCACCTGCTACAGAGAGATAAGATAGTTAGGActagtagtagctaatgttgcaagaggtttgggTGTGGCGccgttatcattttagattgaattgtagtagtGCTCAACTGATCTGAGTTAAGATACTAGAGACTCAATTTAAAGTGAAAGATCCGAGTGAATCACGACTAAGACAGGTTTAAGTTATACTGCAGGTGTCCACATATTTGTGGCTACGTGCAGTTTTTAACTATAGTGTACAAGCTTCCTTAGCAACGTCAAGCCAACTCACCGTGCCACCAGAGATGTAACCTTTGTTCATCAGAAGGGCACTGGCATGGCAGCCTCTGGGGGCAGGAGCAGGACCCTGGACATAAACTATAGTCACACCATGCGTACAGTAAACTTAGAATTAAATGTCTAAGAGTAAACACACAAGGGAATATAGTACAGAAATGTGTGCCGACATGCATACAAACTAAGCCCTCCGTTAACTAAACTTTAGACACGAAATCATGTTTCACTCACCCGAGTCTCTGGCATGCTCCACGTAGCCGTATCTGTGTCAAAAACATTGACTTCATTGTTCCAGCCCCAGCACCTAAATAACGTGTTTCCAATTGTTGTCTAAAAAGACAAGGGATTGTAATATAATCTTGAGAACCAAACAAGCAAGTCTGTCAGGAATGACAGTCAATGTTTTGTTCACAACATTGGTGCTCATCATTTACCCAGGACATCTCTTCCATGACGAAGCTTGACGTTGATGCGTTTCGTATCTCCCCTATAGTCTTACATCCATAGCCACCGAAGTAGATTAATCTGTACCAAGAAACAAACTAAAGAAAATTAGATGAAATCACTTATccttaaaacatttcatttcccaGCCCTTCAAAATATCCCTGAATTAAAAACCTTTTGGGAGGTGTTAAAAGCTACATTTGTTTTCCTGCAGAACTGCGATTTAAGTGTCCAGTAAGGGTGAAAATCCAGTGTTGAAGATGTGAACTGCTGCTAAAAAGGCTCAGCTGTCTAGCTATTCTTAATGGAGTAGTTTAGTGGAGTAGGACTGACCTGTTTCGGTGAACCCAGCAGGAGTTTTTGTTTCGCGGTGAGGGTGCCGTTCCCTTGGTGTCTGTCACTTTCTTCCACAAGTAGTTCTGTTCTCTAAGGTCAACGCTGAACATCTACCAACAGGAGAGTTCAAGTCATCACAAAGGTTTcgcatgaataaaataaaaccatctCTGTTCTGAAACACTAAAAgttagttaaagtgctcatattcagaattgtatttagaggttgtaccagaataggtttaattttcaaaaaaaagtaatatttttgttgtactgcacattgccgcagctcctcttttcaccctgtgtgttgagctctccgttttagttacagagtgagacatctcacttctgttccagctttgttgggagtcacacatgcgcagtagctaggtaaggactactagccagtcagaagcagagtatgagggcgtgccacgctagcagctaggccagcattttgtgttgcaaagtgacgcacgtttgtcatggaagtaaaggctggactacaatagagccgtttgtgaacagtgttttctgttggagatggtaagtccctttgggggacACACACTATATTATGCGAGGCTTGACCCTGTCTACTATTCACCTCCGTCTCATTTTCAATAGCATCTGTAAAGCCAGTCTTGATAAAAATGCCTTTGCTCGGCTCAGAAAGCCATCAGACCAGATCAAGCTGGATAATCTGCACAGTCGGGTATGAGCGTCGCAAAAGTGCATTTCGTAGTACACACTCTGGGCTGGGcttgacatcacacacacacgcacgcacacacgccgTGGGTCTTGCAGTCATTGGAGAGCAACTGTGGCTCCTAGCTCTAAAAACTGATGCCGTCTCAAGCTCGTGAGGTTATCGCTGCCCACATGTGCTCGTGACGTCAAAGCAATTCGGACAGCTCtaaccagcatgcattgggcgccGAGCGCCGGTGATCGGTTCTGCGCAGAGCTGGCTCATGTCGAACGAGCCTAATGCCTCGGTGAAGTAGATGGTGGCAGTATGCAACCTCAAAAGCAATGATTGCtataccagtggttcccaaaacttttcacatcaaggacccctaaactgacacaaattagaccactaTTGGATAAGACTTCATTCCAGGGGTCCCCATCTGATGGTTTTGCTTTTAGTTGTCCAACCATAGAACGTTTATGAAACCGTTAAGCAAAATAGTCAGTCTGTCATGGTGTTACTTTTACCCCCCGCTTAACATGTCCCCCAAATAAAACCATACACCCTTGCTCAGCTCAGTGTAATGATAATAAATGGAGGAGCCAGCTCCTTTTACAAACAAGGCCCCAGGCTTATGGTAGTCCACAGCACCTCACCTGGTTTGTGTGTCCAACGGGGTCACATCCTGCAAAGATGTAGAGCGTGCCGTTAAGATAAGAGCCACAGAAGCCGGATAAGTCTGGGGGTTTGTCACCAGTGATCTCCCGCCGCTCCCTGTGGCacgaaaggaaaaaaaagggccAAATGAAAGCCAGCTGAACACTTGGAAATGTAAACTCAAAAATGAGGGCTTTGGTGCAACTGAAGCCTGGCGGTGGGACCGGCTGTTCTGGGAACAGCAAGGATTGCTGGTGGATTATGTGTATAGAGCAACGGCTTATACGTGTCCCATACAAGTGTCCGAAAATCTCATATTTGAtccgtttttatattttttttattgttgtgcgtttgtgttatgtaaagcactttgaattgtccTGTAGCTGAAACGtgttatacaaataaagattcCTTGCCTTTTGCACAGTCACTGTATCTTATAGCTTGTTTGTTAGTTCTGTATCCAGAACTAACAAACATAGCTTTAATGTCAAGGTGACACAGTGTCCATATCAACTGATAAACGGCATTCTTCCTTTCTTACCACGTCCCGCTGTCTAAATCACAGAGCCAGATCTCATCACTGGGCAACATGACGTCCTCTCCAGCAACTACCTGTTAAAGGAAAAAGAAGTATGAAAACATGTTCTCTAAAGCCACCAAACAAAGCTTTTGGATGGAAAGCAGCGTGATGTTCAGTGCACACGTCTAAATCTTAATGGCTCATTTTTCATATTCGAGGTTTAATTGTAGGTGGATGCCATAGCAACAATCAGGATGCAACAAGATATGTCTGAGAAATGTTCTTTGTTGAAACATGTTCCTGCTCCGCTGTCAAAGTTGGGCGTTTCTGCATGTTTTGTAGGTCAACATCGCTCTCGGTGCAGATTATACCCTCAGGTTGCCACTTCATTAGGTACACTAATCAATGCTGCAATAAATTCTCCCGTCATGAAGTCATTAGGTTTAAAAGTTGAACTTACAccgtattaaaaaaaaaaaaaaaaaaaaaaaagggtaatgATTCAGCGTTGTCGTCATTTTAAAAAGGCTGCTGGTGAATTGTGCTGCCTATgtgacaaaatattagaaacacctcaaTCAACCAACTTTTATTTGTCGCATGAAATCGTACAAATAGGCTACAATTAGAGTGAAATGTAATGTCATCAGCTCCTTAAACTCAGCATGATTCATCCTCAGGCAGCATATGTAGCCGCCAGGTcggcacacggagagagaggaaaaccgCCCAGTTAAATGGCACCCTCATAGACTAAAGTTCAATGGCGACAAACTGAACTACATCTTCATCAACGCAGGGTTgattgcaggactgttgtagATTGCATTCGTTTTGGTTAAATgttaataaactggcaactcaATTACAGTATTATTGAAAAGTGGTAGCCTACATTGTTAATTTCACCATGCtattatttacaaaaacaaaaaaaacaataattgacTATTGGAGTAACTGAAGGACACAAAGTCCCCGGATGTGACACAGGTAATGGAAGCTTTAAAAATACAGATTTACCTGCACAGGTACATCGACACACCGACGGTTCTTACCTGGTAACCTCCCCAGACATACAGCGTGTTGTTCTCTATGAACGCCGTGTGGCCGCTTCTCTCCAACCGGCTCACCGGGACGGTTCTCTCAGCCACATCCATCACCAAAACCCGGACTCTAATTCTCAGACTCACCGCTCAAATAAAAACACCTAAAATGATTACCAGAGAGGGGAAATGCTATGGATGGTGGCTGGTGGCTCAGAGAGCAGAGACCTGCTGCTGCTCCGGATgcagagaaaagctgaatgatcGGTGTTTCGGCGGAACGTGTTTTTCAGGCTTTCTGCCCTGATTTACTCCTCCCATTAACATGATCCCTGTTGTGATGCAAGTTTATTTATAGGAAACCACTTTGTCATTTAACACCTTTAGGGCTGCACACATCTTTAGAATATCTAATTAAGTGGGATGAACCACTTTACATTGTTTATTGGTTGTTTGCTCTGTACTAATCAAGCTCATGCATATTTCTACTTTTTAGTTTACACATCATTTCTGCAGTTTACATGTAATTAAGTGGGATGTAATCAGGCCAATGTGCTCAAAATTAACAGAGAAATACACATTTCGACTCATCAAAGACAGGTGTGACTGGTGAAATGAACAATCAGTGCATAGCATTCATGTGAGGCACTTCCATAGCTTTGGTATTGCTGCCAGCAAAGCAATCATTATGTGATAAAAGTCCAGCCTGTTCCTCAACAACAGACTCTTTTCACAGCAGACTGTAATTGATGGAAAAATCACAGGTGCCACTGATAACATTAAAGGAcaggttcacatttttttttatctcacatGCCTGAATGTACATTACAAGTTGACGATATTTATAAAGATATTTTTGCATGTAGTTTCTGCCCAAGAAAAAGGTATTGTCTTATTGTGAATAGTTatgaaaataagacatttggGGAGACAATAGAGAGTGGTGCTTGGAGCAGAAATGTAATtcatctttatatatttttttattattttgttttattttatttatggaaaatgtttttttgttttttttacatatttattttcctGAATTGTAAGGTTGATTACTGAATGATTGaattgatttgttttatttatatatatatatatatatatatatatatatatatatatatatatttaatttgagCTCTTGCTCTAACAGAAAGTCTTTAATGTCTCTCACCTGGAATTAACCACTTTAGTCATCTTATATTATGACATTTGTTAACCCAGTAGCACTTTCATATTTAAAGTTTTTGATCGGTTTTGTTTTACTTGCAGTTGCTTTgatatttttcttccttttttgattgttttccTCATCACTGCTGAATCAGTACAATTATAAAAATTAATGCCATCgttaaacacaataaaatatagcTAACTTAACAAAAATGACTtcgaaaaaaatcaataaaagtaTGTTCAGACTTAAAATGGCACTTATATAGATATTAAAGCATGCTCCAGAAGCAGAATGGAAGAGAGTAATCATGAACAATAATACCATTACACCTTTAAAATTCAATCTCCATAGAGCCTGTGTGCCTAAAACACAAGAGATTCATGAAGTAACACACTGATATCTATTTCAAAATGGTTATTTATACTTCATACATAATAAATGAGATgacaaaacagaaatacaaaccaGGAATAACAGTACTGCAGTATTCTGTTCTGCATATATGAAAATGGACTTGATGAGTAAACCTTCAATGTCTTTTTGTTACTCCTGTTATGTTCAAATCCACATTGGAGTCAAATATGCAAGAGAAGGAAATCAAATTAAGccaaacttaaaataaaatgtcagcaaTACAGGTTGTGTTTGTTGGTTGAGGGGTAACTCTGTGTGCATGAAGAGATTATAACTACAATCTAGCTGAAATACAGATAGAACAGTCATAGCTAAGTGCAAGTATAtgcaaaatatgattttatGAGTAATTTACCTCAGCAAACTTTATGAATTGTGTCAGTGTGGCTCACCTGACACACAGCAGATGTTTGACTGAATGTTTTATACATATATCTGTAAGAAGGGATGCACAGATCTGATACTGATATCGGGCCGATACTGACTCAAATAGCTCAGGCTGTCCGCATTAACCGCTGTTACgtactagagcccgaccgatatatcggcgggccaatattaggcattttcaAAACTATCGGtgtcggcatttataatggccgataaacgaatattaaaaaaaatatataaaatggacgaaacacccttcaaccatgttctgagtgttggcgttgcatagtttgtccagagggcgctctacaacctccCTGTAGGTAAcactgatttttttaaattgtttttgttcaaaggactttaagtttcagatctaaactttgtatttttatacagtttatcagaactttaatatattttgatgttcctctgttctgacaataaaacaaacaagtatatttaaaatgcattatcatattttagtgaagactcataaataactactaactaatgttagggaaatcggccgatatcggaatatcggatttttaaatcaccaaatatttgtatcgatatctgccttaaaaatcctttatcgtcGGGCTGTATTACATATtactacgaaaagtaatgcactgtaattcctatgtattccacgtatttattactgtaagcctcacattttctttttttgggcatttctgcctttaatggataggacggctcagatatgaaaggggagagagaagggagagacacgcaggaaaccgtcacaggtcggactcgaaccctggaccttctgcgtcgaggaataaacctctacatatgtgcgcccgctctaccaactcagctaacccggccacgagcctcacattttctttatctgtaaagtgtcctgagataacttctgtcaTGATTTGACACTTTTAATCAAATTAAACTGAATTGACATTTGCTGTAAAGCGACTCTAGTGTCCGTAGTAATTATGACTGGAGCAAAGAGAGGGTGAAGTGGTGGatgggtcctaaaacacaggcCCTTTACCAGGGAGGCAGGCGTTTGTGTCCTGAAAGTTCTTATTTTATCCCaaacaacaaactttttttgtaaatcttaaCCAAGTCATTTTggttcctaaacttaaccagtCACGGTCCCTTACCAGCCGTCAATGTTTATATtctatatacacattatatacacaCTGACATTTTAAGTTTTAACTGTTTAACAGTTTAAGTTTTGACCAATTTGTTGCTTTATTTGAAACGGTTTAAATGTGTAATTCCTTTTCATTTTGAAGCTGGTgcaggatttatttattttaataataaacaaatacatttttttcttttacaaagaTAGGAAAGCAATGTTTGAATCCAGCCAGATGTTGCCTAACGCATAAAAGAATTATCCCAGTCACGTTCACACAGTGAGGAATACATCTTAATAATCAAACCTTAGTACTGGATCGGTATCGGCCAATtaagtcggatcggtgcatccctcaCTTTAAATACATATATGTCCGTTGGTAAAACTTGAGTTAATATACTGAGCGAAACATTCCACAAAGTCTTCTCGGTGACTGATTATCACCTTTACACAAAATCAGTGTCTAATGCAGCAATGTAATCTTAGGTTATGGTAAATCGAACACAAAACTGtctattttaatgatttttggcactatattaaaacacacaccaaGAGGAAAATAGTGTAAAGCTTAAATTAAAAAGAAGGCACGATCCAAATCTGTTGAACATTTCAAGTactgttattgttattttgcTTGTTGAGTACCCAACCTCACTGCTGCATTGTGTTTAAATAAGTGCATCTAAGACAAATGCAGAATGTTCTGTGGAGCATCTCTGGTAAACGTGATGGTGAAGAAGAATGTTGCTCATCAAACGCGATGAGAcacaaagtttttaaaaaaagtggatgtaaaaaaatgtgttggatATGATTCTTGGCAGCAATCTTGACTGTCCCTTGTTTGATGCCGTGGCGGAGTCTGAATTCAGAGAGGTATTAAAGTCACTGTTCAGTACCATTTGGCTGCATTATGTCAGCATCGTGAGGCCTGATGTGCCTCTCCATTAGTGCAAGCGAGTCTAGCTACTGTAGCACTGTCACTCTTACACCTTCCTCTTCAAGGTCAGTTAGGGCACTCATAATTGCACTTGAGGTTACTTAATGTAAAAGCTagattttctgttatttttctgCCCCGTCAGCGCCCCTCTAGCTTCCTGAAAAACGCGGCTTTGTTAGACGTGGGCTACACATCGCCGTCCCGCTGGCTGCGCTCAGTCCTGCAGATCTCTCTCCAGGTATTTCCTCATCCGCTGACAGCGAGGACACGAGTCCTCAGCAGCCTTGCAGGCCAGGTGAAACACAGCCTTACAGTCTTTACACCTGGGTCAGAGACAAACAAATATCAGGACTGAATTCAAAGGCAATTTAGAAACAAATACAAGTTGCTTACCACATCTACAACAAAAACTAATAATGGATAATTCTCTGGTTGACATTTTCTGCATCCAgtttgttttcatattcagaTTGGCCAGTTCTTCTTTGACATAACTACTGGAGGATGAAAATGGAAGATTTAAAACACCTCTTTACTTAGTTTGTTTGTATTGTGAtttgattttaatgtttaacgTTGCAACCCTAGTGAGAGGTAGGGTTgagcatcgagaaccgattcttggaatcgtttcaaaaatgacgattccagtggaatcgtttcttattggaatcgtttggaggatttggtttcaaatctgatcatgggttccaaatttaacacgcgcaagttttggtttccgtagcggccaggcgcttgttgtgttgcagccatggagcacagtaagcagcgctctattgtggctttattttacattaaaaaagctcggtaaaactgcaacccaccattgaatcaaaataaaactttcctcttatttgtgaaataagcatgggACCCGTTTCAACTCAACTACTCAaagaatcgagaatcgataagaaccggaatcgaaagcaagaatcggaatcagaattgttaaaatccaaacgatgctcAACCCTAGTGAGAGGTGTATACAATTACCTGCAAATACTGGTAGACGCAgacaaaggtaaaataaataaaaggactTAATAAAGTAGTTGTGCGGATGAACAAAGCAGAAGTGAGGCGGCCCAGAATAACGTACCTGGTGGTGATGT is a window of Sander vitreus isolate 19-12246 chromosome 21, sanVit1, whole genome shotgun sequence DNA encoding:
- the LOC144535889 gene encoding kelch domain-containing protein 1-like produces the protein MDVAERTVPVSRLERSGHTAFIENNTLYVWGGYQVVAGEDVMLPSDEIWLCDLDSGTWERREITGDKPPDLSGFCGSYLNGTLYIFAGCDPVGHTNQMFSVDLREQNYLWKKVTDTKGTAPSPRNKNSCWVHRNRLIYFGGYGCKTIGEIRNASTSSFVMEEMSWTTIGNTLFRCWGWNNEVNVFDTDTATWSMPETRGPAPAPRGCHASALLMNKGYISGGTEKAELDMFCLDLETWTWTKFDIPASCAPLGRSMFTMTPTSDHTLFIYGGLGIYGNTLNDAWQFNTQKREWNKVMHPHNDKPRVCHTACLGNDNDVVVFGGSSNMVIVMDSVAVLVAPSDNHCRDVFIFQAEPYSLFRLCEDFIGRNPKLFGKYLDWLPSKIHNKIDKRVAFFSAMKPLLTA